A segment of the Coffea arabica cultivar ET-39 chromosome 8c, Coffea Arabica ET-39 HiFi, whole genome shotgun sequence genome:
gagTGAAACTCACCTGCACTTACACACCTTCTTATAACTTGGTCTGAACATTGCCTCCACAGGTACGGGTCATCCCAAAGATAATGTTTGGCATCACTCTTTAGCTTATCCCTTTTAGCTTTTGGCCAACCTGCAGGTAATTGATTCGTGACCAAAAAATTGACAATGTCCGCGTACCAAGGTATCGACGAATCAATGGCCAAAAGTTGCTCCTCCGGGAACGACTCTCTCAACGGTAGATCTTCTTGATTTGTGAGCAACCGGCTCAAATGATCAGCCACCAAATTCTCAGCTCCACTCTTATCCTTGATTTCTAGGTCGAACTCCTGCAGGAGTAAAATCCACCTGATCAGCCTTGGTTTAGCATCCTTCTTTGCCAGCAAGTACCTCAAGgctgcatgatcagagaaaACTATTACTTTTGCACCCAATAGATATGACTTAAATTTTTCTAGTGCAAAAACAACAGCTAGTAATTCTTTCTCCGTCGTGGAGTAATTAAGTTGGGCTCCACTTAAGGCTCTCGATGCGTAGTAGATCGCGTGTGGCGCTCTTCCCATTCTTTGTCCCAACACGCCCCCCACGGCATAGTCACTTGCGTCGCACATAATTTCAAACGGAAGGCTCCAATCTGGGGGTTGAATGACAGGCGGCGATGTCAGTGACTCCTTCAATTTATCAAACGCCACCTTACATTCACTTGTGAAATCAAACGGCACGTCTTTCTGCAGTAATTTGAACTGAGGTGCTCCGATCTTCAAAAAGTCCTTGATAAATCTCCTGTAAAAACCTGCATGGCCCAAAAACGAACGCACTTCCCGTACACATACGGGGTAAGGTAGAGCAGAAATAAGGTCTATCTTAGTTTTATCTACCTCTATGCCCTTAGCCGACACAACGTGTCCTAAGACAATGCCATGATCTACCATAAAGTGACACTTTTCCCAATTAAGTACCAAATTCGTCTCTATGCACCTTTTCAGAATTAAAGCCAGATTTTCCAAGCATTCATCAAAACTGTCCCCATACACACTGAAATCATCCATGAATATCTCAATTATTTTCTCTACATACTCGGAGAAAATACTCACCATGCACCTTTGAAAGGTCGCTGGAGCATTGCAGAGTCCGAAAGGCATCCGGCGGTAGGCGAACGTGCCAAATGGGCATGTGAAGGTAGTCTTCTCCTGATCTTCTGGTGCGATCGCGATCTGAAAGTAACCTGAGAAGccatccaagaaacaatagtAAACACGACCTGCCAATCGTTTTACCATCTGATCAATaaagggaaggggaaatggtCCTTTTTAGTCACGGCATTTAGCTTCCTGTAGTCGATGCACTGACGCCAACCAGTAGCTTTCCTGACCGGGACCATATCACCCTCCTGGTTCTCCTCCACGGTCACTCCCGCCTTTTTCGAGACTACCTGGACAGGACTCACCCATGGGCTATCCGAGATAGCAAAAATGATCCCCACCTCTAGAAGCTTGAGATCTCCTTTTTCACAACTTCCATCATCAGGGGGTTCAACCTCCTTTGAGCCTGTCTTACTGGCTTCGCATCTTCCTCGAGTCGAATTCGGTGCATACATAAGGATGGACTTATTCCCTTAATATCTGCTATACTCCACCCAATTGCCTCCTTATGCTTCCTCAGGACCCGCATTAGTTTGTCTTCTTGACTTGGAGACAGGTGCGCAGAGATGATTACCGGAAGTGTCTCCCGGTCTCCTAGGAATGCGTACTTAAGATGCTTTGACAGAGGCTTTAATTCTAAATCTGGTGCCTGCACAACTGAAGGAAGCAGTTTCGTTTGAGCCTCTAGCACAAAAAGAGAAGTAAGTTCATACCTTGGGGATACGGGTGGAAGTTAGTGTAAGGCTTCCACTGCATGGAGCAAATCTCCCCTTAGGTCCACATCATGAGTTACACCCAACTCCAAGTGCTTGGCTAGAGCCACTTCCAAAGCGTCTTCGCCTTCTAATTCGAAAATTTCCTGCACAAAAGGCTCAATAACACTCAAAGCAAAGACCGAGTTAGATTCTTCTGGGTACTTCATCGCCTCAAAAATCTTGAAATTCACAGTttcaccatcaaattccattgacAAAGTACCCTCATTCACATCTATCTTAGTCCTGGCAGTGCTAAGAAATGGTCTACCTAACAAGATAAATGATGGGCTTAATGATTTCTCATCTCCCATGTCCAAGATATAAAAATCTGCAGGAAAAACCAATTCATTTACCTGTACCAAGGCATCCTCAACTAGCCCCTCTGGATATGCATTTGTACGATCAGCTAGTTGAATTATGATGGCTGTTTCTTTAAGTGGCCCAAGATTTAGagaagcaaaaatagttttgggcaTCACATTGATTGACGCCCCTAAATCTAACATTGCTTTCCTAATCGGTGTATTCTCTATCTTACAGGGGATCGTgaacatacctggatctccACACTTGGGTGGAAGCTTCCTTTGGAGCATTGCTGACACATTTTCTCCCATCGCTACTCTTTCGTCCCCTCTCAGTTTCCTCTTATGGGTACATAGATCCTTGAGAAATTTCGCGTACTTCGGTACCTGTTTAATTGCCTCCAACAAGGGGATGTTGATATCCACTTTTTTGAACACCTCCAAaagctctttttccttctctaccTTTTTTGTCTTCTCCGGCCTACAAGGAAAAGGAGGTAAGTTAGATTTAAGAGTGGGCGGAGAAGTGAAGGTTATCTCAGGATCCTTGCGAATACgcccttcctcttcaatttccttctctatctcctcctcactcttgctttttgaatttCCCTCTTTCGGCCCTTCCAGTGTCTTGCCACTCCTCAGGGTCATGGCACTTACATTTCTGGGGTTTATTTCGGGTTGTGAAGGTAACTTTCCATAAGCATGGGACTCCAAGCGATTTATGGCAGTTGCCATCTGGCTTATTCGAGCCTCCATATCCTTCATGCCTGATTTTGTGTCCTGCTGGAACTGATTGGTGCTCATGGTTAAAGCTCTAGTTTCTTGCTGGAGTTGAGCCATATTTGTGGTCAATGACCTGGTCTCCTGCTGGAACTGTCTAGTCTCTTGCTGGATCTGGGCGGTAGTCGTAGCCAGACTCTTTACAATATCCTCCAAGGAACTCCCTGTGTTGGAGGATGATGGTTGTGATTTCGGTTGCCATTGTTGCTGAAATCCTGGTGGACGATtcgaaaatgaattttgttgccTGTTCCCATAGCTGAAATTGGGATGATCTCTCCAGCCCGGATTGTACGTGTTGGAGTATGGATCATACTGCCTACGAGGCGCGGGCACGCCTCCAGCCATGTTCACCTGCTCCGCCCCGTCCTCTTGCAAAATGGGGCACGTGTCCGTGCAGTGGTTCATGCTAGTACAGATCCCACACACCTTTGCTAGCGGTGTTTCTCTCATGGCTAATTGCCTAACAACCGATGTCAATTCTGACATTTGCTGCTGTAGGGATGAAATCTCTACCTCGTTGACTTTACGGGGAGGGTTGCTCTCACGGAAGCCAAATTGCTGGGAGTTCTCTGCCATGGCTTCGATGAGCTCCCACGCTTCCCTCGATGTCTTGTTTGCCAGTGCTCCCCCACTTGCAGCGTCAATAATACTTCTATCGGTTGATTGGAGTCCCTT
Coding sequences within it:
- the LOC113706058 gene encoding uncharacterized protein, which produces MPRSSRTGELVYDPEVEKAARRRRQETKRRKQGHLFAANESAEDEVSMTNNQTLRELAAPELTHQPLCITFPTLGENTSFELKSGLIHLLPFFHGLSGEEPHKHVKEFEVVCSSMKPPGVIEEQIRLRAFPFSLKDAAKDWLYYLPAGSITTWAQLKKKFLEKFFPASRAASLRKEICGIKQYPGESLYEYWDRFNKLCTRCPQHQISEQLLIQYFYKGLQSTDRSIIDAASGGALANKTSREAWELIEAMAENSQQFGFRESNPPRKVNEVEISSLQQQMSELTSVVRQLAMRETPLAKVCGICTSMNHCTDTCPILQEDGAEQVNMAGGVPAPRRQYDPYSNTYNPGWRDHPNFSYGNRQQNSFSNRPPGFQQQWQPKSQPSSSNTGSSLEDIVKSLATTTAQIQQETRQFQQETRSLTTNMAQLQQETRALTMSTNQFQQDTKSGMKDMEARISQMATAINRLESHAYGKPEKTKKVEKEKELLEVFKKVDINIPLLEAIKQVPKYAKFLKDLCTHKRKLRGDERVAMGENVSAMLQRKLPPKCGDPGMFTIPCKIENTPIRKAMLDLGASINVMPKTIFASLNLGPLKETAIIIQLADRTNAYPEGLVEDALVQVNELVFPADFYILDMGDEKSLSPSFILLGRPFLSTARTKIDVNEGTLSMEFDGETVNFKIFEAMKYPEESNSVFALSVIEPFVQEIFELEGEDALEVALAKHLELGVTHDVDLRGDLLHAVEALH